CATATTTTAAGGAGAATCCAGGCTTTATCCAACCTTCCTTTAGATGTGCTGAGATGGAAAATATTGTAAGGGATGAGCTAATGGATTTAAGCATTACAAGGAGGAATTTTAAATGGGGCATTCCTGTATCTACTGACGATGTAATTTATGTCTGGTTTGAGGCATTAACAAATTATTTAACAGGGGCTGGATTTCCAGATGAAAGCCAAAAATTTGAAAGATATTGGCCACCAGATATACACCTTGTTGGAAAGGATATCTTAAGGTTTCATACAATAATCTGGCCTTCTATGCTTATGTCTTGTGGTCTTTCCCTACCAAAAATGGTTTTTGGGCATGGATGGTGGAGGATAGGTGGAGAGAAGATGTCAAAGTCAAAAGGAAATGTTGTTTCTCCATCCCTTTTAGCTGATGATGTAGGAGCTGATTGCTTAAGGTATTTTCTCTTAAGAGACCTTCCATTTGGCCTGGATGGAGATTTTTCTTATGAAAATCTAATACAGAGGCTTAATTCTGATTTAGTAAATGACCTTGGAAATTTTGTTTCAAGAAGCCTTACTATGGTAAATAAATACCTTTCTTCTATTGTTCCAGAGAAATGTGACGGAGGGGAATTACAGCAATCTGCATTTGATATTATTAAAAATATGGATTCCTATTTTGATGAATTAAGGTTTCATCTATACCTTGAGAAAATTTGGGCTTTTATAAATCTCTGCAATAGATATATTGACAAAGAAAAACCCTGGCAAATTTCTGATTGCGAAAGGCTTTCATCTTGCCTCTATAGGTTACTTGAAAGCATAAGGCTAATTGCTTTATTTATCTCCCCAATAATGCCAGAAACAGGAGAGAAGATTTTAGCTTTACTTGGAAATCCTCCTTCAAAAATTGAATGGGCA
This is a stretch of genomic DNA from bacterium. It encodes these proteins:
- the metG gene encoding methionine--tRNA ligase, whose translation is MKYYITTPLYYVNDIPHIGHAYTTIAADCIARYKRLSGFDVLFITGTDEHGQKIEQSAKEKGISPQELSDTQSENFKSLWKKLNISYNDFIRTTSERHKKTAKYVFELIYKNGDIYQGQYSGNYCIPCESYCLKEKTCSGCGRDTTFLESPTYYFKLSKYKDSLLSYFKENPGFIQPSFRCAEMENIVRDELMDLSITRRNFKWGIPVSTDDVIYVWFEALTNYLTGAGFPDESQKFERYWPPDIHLVGKDILRFHTIIWPSMLMSCGLSLPKMVFGHGWWRIGGEKMSKSKGNVVSPSLLADDVGADCLRYFLLRDLPFGLDGDFSYENLIQRLNSDLVNDLGNFVSRSLTMVNKYLSSIVPEKCDGGELQQSAFDIIKNMDSYFDELRFHLYLEKIWAFINLCNRYIDKEKPWQISDCERLSSCLYRLLESIRLIALFISPIMPETGEKILALLGNPPSKIEWAILEKGTQILPSIHLFTRKVGVAVS